From a region of the Lactuca sativa cultivar Salinas chromosome 4, Lsat_Salinas_v11, whole genome shotgun sequence genome:
- the LOC111882116 gene encoding pentatricopeptide repeat-containing protein At1g18900, translating into MLRTKQLGVLSQSARSFFFSGTRCSADGSSCTCQEDEACTSKRQIPNTNRTRNPQTTSSSTFVPKSSTTPNTNIVDHTPKSKPDCVTYADEIDTSIQPSGLTTGHFVRAGIAAVNFLNDVVNYKIPMTEGSSQNYVVDHGRPIPNVKPYKKVIPEKTTSSDKSSNVKVYKKIEPQTSAQKNPTSVAKSKPSGKTAPNFQNQNTKRSKDCVNQFMVTRGISTKPVSQPGRQFSGSGHMVETVCQILRNSKWGPGIEQALWNLNGSLDVYQANQVLKQLQDHSIALNFFYWLKTQPGFNHDGHTYTTMVGILGRAKQFGSIDKLLDQMVRDGYPPNVVTYNRLIHSYGRANFLKKSLEIFDQMQKEGVKPDRVTYCTLIDIHAKAGYLDIAMGMYQRMQEAGLSPDTFTFSVIINCLGKAGHLDAALKLFCEMVSQGCIPNLVTYNIMIALQAKARNYPIALKVYRDMQSAGFEPDNVTYSIVMEVLGHCGYLEEAEAVFTEMTRKNWVPDEPVYGLLVDLWGKSGNVEKAWGWYRAMLDAGLLPNVPTCNSLLSAFLRVHRLSDAYSLVQSMRSLGLNPSLQTYTLLLSCCTEAQTAVDMRFFHEVMCLTGHPADRFLRSMPSAGPDGQNVRDHVTKFLDLMHSEDRESKRGLVDAVVDFLHKSGLKEEAGSVWEVAARKNVYPDAVREKSACYWLINLHVMSDGTAVTALSRTLAWFRREMMSSGVCPSRIDIVTGWGRRSRVTGSSMVRESVRELLNLFRFPFFMENGNSGCFVGCGEPLSKWLVQSYVERMHLL; encoded by the coding sequence ATGTTGCGCACAAAACAGCTAGGTGTTCTTTCCCAATCAGCTAGATCTTTCTTCTTCAGTGGAACAAGATGTAGTGCAGATGGAAGTTCATGCACTTGTCAAGAAGATGAAGCTTGCACTTCCAAAAGGCAAATCCCCAACACAAACAGAACCCGAAATCCACAAACAACATCATCATCCACCTTTGTGCCCAAATCTTCTACTACACCCAATACCAACATAGTTGACCATACACCAAAGTCAAAACCCGATTGTGTAACTTATGCTGATGAAATCGACACCTCAATCCAGCCATCTGGTCTTACAACCGGGCACTTTGTTCGGGCAGGAATCGCAGCAGTCAACTTTCTAAACGATGTGGTCAACTACAAGATACCCATGACCGAAGGGTCAAGTCAAAACTATGTGGTTGACCATGGCCGACCTATTCCAAATGTCAAACCTTACAAAAAAGTTATTCCTGAAAAAACAACTTCAAGTGATAAATCATCGAATGTTAAAGTGTACAAAAAAATTGAACCACAAACATCTGCTCAAAAAAACCCCACAAGTGTCGCGAAAAGCAAACCATCGGGTAAAACAGCCCCCaactttcaaaaccaaaacaCGAAAAGATCAAAAGATTGTGTAAACCAGTTCATGGTAACACGAGGAATATCAACAAAACCCGTTTCACAACCGGGTCGACAGTTTTCCGGTTCGGGTCATATGGTGGAAACAGTTTGTCAGATATTGAGAAATTCAAAGTGGGGCCCGGGAATAGAACAAGCGTTATGGAATCTAAACGGGTCATTAGATGTATACCAAGCGAATCAAGTACTCAAACAGCTTCAAGATCATTCAATAGCTCTTAACTTTTTCTACTGGTTAAAAACTCAACCCGGGTTTAACCACGATGGTCACACTTACACAACCATGGTTGGGATCTTGGGTCGGGCCAAACAATTCGGGTCAATTGACAAATTACTTGATCAAATGGTTCGAGATGGATACCCCCCAAATGTTGTCACATACAATCGGTTAATCCATAGCTATGGACGtgcaaattttctaaaaaaatcaCTCGAGATTTTCGATCAAATGCAAAAAGAAGGGGTGAAACCCGATAGGGTTACATATTGTACCCTAATTGACATCCATGCGAAAGCAGGGTATCTTGATATTGCCATGGGTATGTATCAAAGAATGCAAGAAGCCGGACTTTCACCCGATACATTCACTTTCAGTGTAATCATAAATTGTTTGGGAAAAGCGGGTCATTTAGACGCAGCGTTGAAGTTATTTTGTGAAATGGTTAGTCAAGGTTGTATCCCGAATCTAGTGACTTACAATATCATGATCGCGTTACAAGCAAAAGCAAGAAACTACCCGATTGCTTTGAAGGTGTATCGGGACATGCAAAGCGCCGGATTCGAGCCCGATAACGTGACATATAGTATAGTAATGGAGGTTCTTGGACATTGCGGGTATCTCGAAGAAGCGGAAGCCGTATTTACGGAAATGACCCGAAAAAACTGGGTCCCGGATGAGCCGGTGTACGGGCTTCTTGTCGACTTGTGGGGTAAATCCGGAAATGTCGAAAAAGCGTGGGGGTGGTATCGGGCGATGTTAGACGCGGGGTTACTTCCGAATGTTCCGACTTGTAATTCTTTGTTAAGCGCGTTTCTTCGGGTGCATAGGCTTTCGGATGCGTATAGTTTAGTTCAAAGTATGCGTAGTCTAGGGCTAAATCCGTCTTTACAGACGTACACTTTACTTCTTAGTTGTTGTACGGAGGCTCAAACAGCggttgacatgcggttttttcacGAGGTGATGTGTCTCACGGGCCACCCTGCGGACCGTTTTCTTCGGTCGATGCCCTCCGCGGGCCCCGATGGGCAAAATGTGAGGGACCACGTGACAAAGTTTTTGGATCTTATGCATAGTGAGGATAGGGAAAGTAAACGCGGACTTGTGGACGCGGTGGTTGACTTTTTACATAAGTCGGGGTTGAAGGAGGAGGCGGGGTCCGTTTGGGAGGTGGCGGCGCGGAAAAACGTGTATCCAGACGCGGTTAGGGAGAAGAGCGCGTGTTATTGGCTTATAAATCTTCATGTGATGTCGGATGGGACAGCTGTCACGGCGTTATCGCGTACATTGGCGTGGTTTAGGAGGGAGATGATGTCATCGGGTGTTTGTCCAAGTAGGATTGATATTGTGACGGGGTGGGGCCGGAGGAGTCGGGTGACGGGGAGTTCGATGGTTAGGGAATCGGTTAGGGAATTGCTTAATTTGTTTCGGTTTCCGTTTTTTATGGAGAATGGGAATTCGGGGTGTTTTGTGGGGTGTGGGGAACCGCTTAGTAAGTGGTTGGTTCAGTCGTATGTTGAGAGGATGCATTTATTGTAG